A stretch of the Saprospiraceae bacterium genome encodes the following:
- a CDS encoding gliding motility-associated C-terminal domain-containing protein has translation MNNFKISKHQFLSLVKSLRSLVVLSIVLLCSSDELKATHLVGGQLNYRSIGNNYYEVTVIVRRDCIFGADTVPFDNPALLGIFYGNGQKAIRVGFDGVVPLKLMNNDTLQETVDNFCPGKFNEVCVHQTIYRDTILLPFDERGYILAYQRCCRNETLLNITEPLETGATYTAHITADNLKAKNSNPVFGAFPPIYACVNKPYYFNHGAVDVDGDSLVYSFCTPFKGKTRLDPAGRPDFPPYDTVVWAPNYDLSNLVGSPVFINSQTGEITFTPTIRGQFLFGICVSEYRNGKLIGYTKRDYEVNMVPCGIQPEAKFTRSSLLCDGLDVSFTDQSLNALSYFWYFDFQNNRNLNSTAINPSIKYPKAGIYEVVLIVKNGECDDTSKQLIQVIDPQLKPDFQIQTDCDSTVKISILDQSSASGQIVKRNWNLKSPKDNLNSMDLNPVFKLQGDSLIEISLTITDENGCTASIQKSILVNLIEVNLIASELSICNGDSVHLVKNPNPRLTYQWSPTNTLDLSNPSDPIAKPSSTTTYSVTITDGPCSAIRQIKILVKDKLNLKLQADTIVCNGKFDITASSDSSTVFSWSNNRLFNPTYFTGSHYSDTISGTRKFYVKAGIGAQCPAIDSITISNKALNLKYKKEYLICAGDSIQISIQNLNTADTLLIAWEANPIIISPLNQSNIQVSCPSPGRYVLRFTIKNQFNCGLSDSIIINAANASLPDLTVETTCGSLEIKVTTTSTGKIHWDFGDGIGQSTNKIDRYVYNKTGTYRIVLESDSVCKRTTEREITVIKLFSTVLDSLVSCDGIIYLNPSADTSFKYEWSPSEGLDDPNIPNPKTTLSSSKKYYVKIYDPRYPDSCFIRDSICIVVPPAIQLLAGPDTTLCAKSSILLKANSNITGLKLTWCNSDNKEIGSGPEIKVEPEKTTFYIVKAVDAYGCEKSDTVHVTLYEFIADISGQPIICKGDSVKLILHISKGDSLHFEWFPKESISGNDKDTCILVKPDFDQVYKVIVTNSFGCSWEASYLVKVSDIQNQLVVDADPKQIVPGQKTQLTATFNANWKYSWKPNDGSLSDSSIYNPIATPTKTTSYTVTIVDENGCTASATITIIVNDCSESVFVPNAFSPNNDSKNDILFVRSRSSAVTEIDFQIYNRWGERVFKTTDINIGWDGRYKGELLSPDVFGYGLKFKCFENKEYSKKGNITLLK, from the coding sequence GGGGTTGTCCCTTTAAAACTAATGAACAATGATACACTTCAAGAAACAGTTGACAATTTTTGTCCTGGAAAATTTAATGAAGTGTGTGTGCACCAAACGATTTATAGGGATACCATTTTATTGCCCTTTGATGAACGAGGATACATTTTAGCGTATCAAAGATGTTGTAGAAATGAAACCTTATTAAATATCACGGAACCGTTGGAAACCGGTGCAACCTACACAGCCCATATTACTGCGGACAACTTGAAAGCAAAAAATTCAAATCCGGTGTTTGGAGCTTTTCCTCCAATTTATGCCTGTGTAAATAAACCTTATTACTTTAATCATGGAGCCGTAGATGTGGATGGGGATTCCTTAGTCTATAGTTTTTGTACTCCGTTTAAAGGCAAAACTCGTCTTGATCCTGCAGGAAGACCTGATTTTCCTCCCTATGATACGGTAGTATGGGCACCTAATTACGATTTAAGTAATTTAGTTGGCAGTCCGGTTTTTATTAATTCCCAAACAGGTGAAATCACATTTACACCTACAATTCGTGGGCAGTTCTTATTTGGAATTTGCGTTTCAGAATATAGGAATGGTAAGTTAATAGGGTATACCAAAAGAGATTATGAGGTAAATATGGTTCCATGTGGTATTCAACCTGAAGCAAAATTTACAAGAAGTTCTTTGTTATGTGATGGATTGGATGTTTCCTTTACTGATCAAAGTTTAAATGCATTAAGCTATTTTTGGTATTTTGATTTTCAAAATAATCGAAATCTAAATTCAACTGCTATAAATCCAAGCATTAAATATCCAAAAGCAGGAATTTATGAAGTGGTGTTGATCGTAAAAAATGGAGAGTGTGATGATACATCAAAGCAACTCATACAAGTTATAGATCCACAACTAAAGCCCGACTTTCAAATTCAAACGGATTGTGATTCTACTGTTAAAATATCTATTCTTGATCAATCCTCTGCTTCCGGCCAAATTGTGAAACGAAATTGGAATCTTAAAAGTCCCAAGGACAATTTAAATTCTATGGATTTAAATCCTGTGTTTAAATTACAAGGAGATAGCCTGATTGAAATCAGTTTAACCATAACAGATGAAAATGGATGCACAGCAAGCATTCAAAAATCCATTTTGGTAAATCTGATCGAAGTTAATTTAATCGCCAGTGAATTGAGTATTTGCAACGGAGATTCTGTACACCTGGTGAAAAACCCAAACCCCCGTTTGACTTACCAATGGAGTCCAACCAATACCCTGGATCTGTCAAACCCAAGTGACCCCATTGCAAAACCATCCTCAACAACAACTTATTCTGTTACAATAACAGATGGACCTTGTTCAGCAATCCGGCAAATTAAAATACTCGTTAAAGATAAATTGAATTTAAAGTTACAAGCTGATACCATTGTTTGTAATGGAAAATTTGATATAACAGCTTCATCCGATTCTTCAACCGTTTTTTCCTGGTCAAACAACCGTTTATTTAATCCAACTTATTTTACCGGCTCTCATTATTCAGATACGATTAGTGGAACTCGAAAATTTTATGTGAAGGCTGGCATTGGTGCACAATGTCCCGCAATAGATTCAATTACAATTTCAAACAAAGCACTCAATCTGAAATACAAAAAAGAATATTTAATTTGTGCTGGCGATTCGATACAAATATCAATTCAAAATCTCAATACTGCGGATACCCTTTTAATAGCATGGGAAGCAAACCCAATTATTATCAGTCCTTTAAATCAATCAAACATTCAAGTATCTTGTCCAAGCCCTGGACGCTATGTGTTGAGATTTACAATTAAAAATCAATTTAATTGCGGTCTTTCTGATAGCATCATAATTAATGCAGCCAACGCTTCATTACCAGATCTTACCGTTGAAACAACTTGCGGATCATTAGAAATAAAAGTAACAACAACCAGTACCGGAAAAATACACTGGGATTTTGGTGACGGAATAGGACAATCCACTAATAAAATAGATCGTTACGTTTATAACAAAACTGGAACTTACCGAATTGTATTGGAATCAGATTCAGTTTGTAAACGAACCACTGAACGTGAAATTACTGTTATTAAATTATTTTCTACAGTATTAGATTCCTTAGTAAGCTGTGATGGCATTATCTACCTCAATCCTTCAGCAGACACTTCATTTAAATATGAATGGTCACCAAGTGAAGGATTGGATGATCCGAATATCCCGAATCCAAAAACCACCCTTAGTTCTAGCAAAAAGTATTATGTAAAAATTTATGACCCCAGGTATCCTGATAGTTGTTTTATCAGGGATAGTATATGTATTGTAGTTCCACCAGCAATCCAATTGCTTGCCGGACCCGATACCACACTGTGTGCTAAAAGCAGCATCCTTCTAAAAGCCAATAGCAATATCACCGGACTTAAATTGACTTGGTGCAATTCAGATAATAAGGAAATTGGTTCAGGCCCTGAAATCAAAGTGGAACCTGAAAAAACAACTTTTTACATTGTTAAAGCTGTTGATGCTTATGGATGTGAAAAGTCTGATACGGTGCATGTAACCTTATACGAATTTATTGCCGACATATCTGGCCAGCCAATCATCTGCAAAGGAGATAGTGTGAAATTAATATTACACATTTCAAAAGGGGATAGCCTCCATTTTGAATGGTTTCCGAAAGAAAGTATTTCAGGCAATGATAAAGATACTTGCATTCTGGTGAAACCAGATTTTGATCAAGTTTATAAAGTTATCGTTACAAATTCATTTGGTTGCAGCTGGGAAGCAAGCTATCTGGTAAAAGTAAGTGATATCCAAAATCAATTAGTAGTTGATGCTGATCCTAAACAAATAGTTCCAGGTCAAAAAACACAGCTTACTGCTACTTTCAACGCAAATTGGAAATACAGTTGGAAACCTAATGATGGCAGCTTATCGGATTCTTCAATTTATAATCCCATAGCAACACCAACTAAAACAACTAGCTATACTGTGACCATTGTTGATGAAAATGGTTGCACTGCTTCTGCTACTATTACAATTATAGTTAACGACTGTTCAGAATCTGTTTTTGTTCCCAATGCATTTAGCCCAAACAATGATTCAAAAAATGATATTCTTTTTGTAAGGTCTCGTTCCAGTGCTGTAACTGAAATAGATTTTCAGATATATAATCGATGGGGTGAACGCGTATTCAAAACTACTGACATTAACATAGGATGGGACGGGCGTTATAAAGGCGAGTTACTTAGTCCGGATGTATTTGGCTATGGCTTGAAGTTTAAATGTTTCGAAAACAAAGAATACTCAAAGAAAGGCAATATTACTTTATTAAAATAA